GCTGCTGACATTGCCATTGCTGCATGCGTCGCAAGCCGGAGTGATTGTCATGGTGCTGGCCTGGGGTGTTGCTTTCGGCGCGATTCCGCTGTGCCTTAGCATCTGGCTGCAATTGTCATCGCCGGACCTGCCCGAAGCCGGCTCCGCGCTGTTTGTCAGCATTGTGCAAGTGGCGATTGCGGTCGGTTCGTCGACCGGTGGCGTGGTGGTCGACTCTCTTGGCATCCCGTCCACCTTGTGGCTGGGCGGCATTTTGGCGGTGGCCAGCCTGGCGGTGATCGCCAGCTTTGGCATCAACAATCAGAAGCTGAGTGAAATCTTGAGTCAGTAATTCAGTGGTTGTACCGCGGTGCGCTTCGTCGGCACTGCGGTTTCAGCAGATATGGGCGAAAAAAAACGCTGCCGATAATTGGCAGCGTTTTTTTTTGCAAGCGGGGAAAATTAACCGCGCTTCTTGAACTCGTTGGTACGAGTGTCGATTTCGATCTTGTCGTCGGAGCTGATGAACAGCGGCACCATGACAGTGTGCTGGTTGGCTTCGATCGCATTTTCGATCTTGGCTTCTTTCAGGACGTTGCCCGAAGTGTTGCCCTTGACTGCTGGCTCCGAATACACCACTTGGCGAACGATGGTTGTTGGCAGTTCTACCGAAATTGCCTTGCCGTCGTAAAACACGGCTTCGCATTCCATACCGTCTTTCAGGTAGTGCAGGGCGTCGCCCAGGTTTTCTTCTTCGATTTCGTACTGTTCGTAGTCGGCGTCCATGAACACGAACAATGGATCAGCGAAGTACGAATAGGTGACTGGCTTCTTGTCGAGAACAACCACGTCAAACTTGTCGTCGCCACGGAAAACGTTTTCCATTGGGGCGTTGGTCAACAGGTTTTTCAGCTTCCATTTGTAGGTGAAGCCGGTACGGCTCGAACCGTTGACGTCAGAGCGCAGGACGATCATTGGCTTGCTGTCAACCATGATGATGTTGCCGACACGAATTTCTTTTGCTGGTTTCATAGCGAATATACGTAAAAGTAGGTTACTTAAAAATCATCTGTAGCCTACTGGCAAAAAGCGCCGCAAGCCCACGTTTGATTGAATTTTGAATTGCGTCAAAAATTAGCCGTATATTTTAACCTATTTTTTGACATCTCTTAGCGAACTGTTTCGGCAAACTTCAGCAAATTCGATGCCAAATCGCCATTTGCCAACACTTGATGCTGCCAATCTGTGGACATCGTGGCAATTTTTGGCATGTCTGCTTTAAACGACGGCCAAATCTGGGCGAAATCGGCGCTTTCATCTGCGGCGGCGTTCCAGGCCAGGGACAGCGCGACCAGGCTGTCGGTCTTGGCCGAATAACGGCGCAGGAACGCATTCAATTTAACGTGGTGCAAATCCTTGTCTTGCGGATAGATATGCCAGATAAACGGCTTGCCCGCCCACTGCGCGCGGACGAAGGAATCTTCCCCGCGCACGAAATTGAGGTCACAGGCCCACAGCAGCTTGTCGTAATCGGGCTGGGGAATAAAGGGCAGTACGCGTACGGTCAGCGCGCCGCGGGTCGCGCTTGCCCCCGGCCTAGAAATGCCTCGACCGCGCTGGCGGCAACGCCTTCCGGCACCAGGCAGGTAATGGCGGCATCGCTGTGTTGCCAGGCCTCGAACAATGCCGCAGCCGGCGCCTCCGGATAGCAAAACAGCGAAACTTTCAATGACGCGAATTCGGTTGCCGTGACGCCAAAGTGTTCGAGAAAGGCCGCCATCGCAGCCGGGTCTTGCTGGAAGGCCTCGCGCTGTTGCAGTAATGCCGATTCGAGCAGCAGCCCGCCGGTTTTGCCGGTGAAGCCTGGGAAAAAGAAATATTTGGTCAGCGACATTTGAGGATGGGGCGACGACAGCGTATGGCAGCCTTCCACCCATTCTTCGGCGCTCAAACCCTCCAGATTCAGCCACACAGGTTGCGGCGAACGCTGCGCCATTGCGGCGATGTAAGCCGGCGGGATGTCGCAGGCAAAGAATTCGATCACGATATCAGCTACGTCGTCGGCGGAAAATGCGCCGTCCTGATCGCGCCAGTGACGTACCGTGATATTGGCGATTTTCTGCGTCTCGCAATCGATAGCCACCTCTGGGCAGATGCGCTGAAAACTGCGCAAGTCGTCGACCCACAATGTGACGCCGATGCCATGTTCCTGTTCCAGTTGACGCGCCAGGCGCCAGCAGATGCCGATGTCGCCGTAGTTGTCGACGACTTTGCAAAACAATGCCAGCGAGGTAGCCGGTGGCGTTTCCAGATGTGTGTTTTGATGATCCAAGATTCGAGTTCCAACAGTAGTTGCTGCTTTTTTATTGCCCGGCAGTTTTGCATTCGGCCGTGTAATGTAATAATGCCGTCCCCGTATGATACTGGACCCTTAAAGATGACGAACGAGCGTGACCTGATTGCCAATTTAACGCTGGCGGTAATCGATTTGGCAGGAGCAGTGGCGCAGATAGCGGAGACCATGCCAGAACACACCATGGCGCAGGTCAACGATTCGCTGAATGTGGCGGTCACCAAGCTGGAGCAGGTGGCCGTCGCCATCAGCACTGTGGATGACGCCGACGGCAATGGCGATCCGGCCGTCACGGGTAATGGAGCAGAATGCGAGGCGTCAGGAAGCTAGGCGAGGCGTTCGAAACTGGCGCGTTCCAGCAAGTGACGAACAATGATGCGGTGAAAGGGCAGTATCGTCGCAAGATAGGTGCGACCCAGGAAATTGTTGGTTTTACCAAAGTGGCGACAGTCACCTGCGTGCCGCCGAAGCGGTCGGGCGCAGCCACAATGCTGATTCTGAAATCGAGGTGCTTGTCGTCGAATCCCAGTATCACTTCCTGCGAAGATTGCGAGACGATAGGAAAGCCGCCTACCATGCGCAGCGCCGACTTCGGATCATCCACTCCCATCTCGACGGTTCTTAATCTGAATAATTTGACGACCCGGTTACGGATCGTCATCAGGCCCTTTATCCACGATGGAGGATGCTTGATGATGGCATCTGCGGCTTGTCGCGCGTCCAGGCCGGAGATGCTGGTTGCAACCTGGTAGGCGTCGGCAAAATCGTGGCCCGGCAAGAGCCGCCGGGATTCAGGTGGCGGCGCTACCGCTACTGCGGCGCTCATTTTTTGCGAGCCTTGCTCTGTTCGTGCTCGGCCGCAGCTCGTTCAAAGCGCTCGCGGGTGGTTTCTTCGTCGCGGCTGCCGAACGCGTAGTTGGCTTCCAGCCACATGACGTTGATGATGCCGAACGCCAGTGCCAGGCCGATGCCAAGTATCCATGCGAAATACCACATAAAATTCTCCTGTATTGATTGTTGCAGTTTTTTAGTTGGCAGGCCTGGCCGCCGTCCAGAAACGCCTGCGGCCAGGTCCGATGCCGATTAATAGGCGGTGTGTTCGTTGTCTTCGATATGCTTGAGCGTGATCTTGCCGCGCATCACCCGGTAGACCCAGGTGGTGTATAGCAAGATGATCGGCAGCATGATCACCACGACCCAGAACATGATGCCCAGCGTCTTGTGGCTCGATACCGCATCCCAGACGGTCAGGCTGCTGTTCGGGTCGAGCGAGGACGGCATGACGAACGGGAACAGTGAGGCGCCGGCGGTGAGGATGACTCCGGTGACGCTGAGGCCGCTGGACAGGAATGCCGCCATTGCCTTGTTGGCGGCACTGAACACGACACACAGCAAGGCTCCGGCAACAGCAACGATCGGCAAGGCCCAGATGAGCGGCCAGCGTGCATAGTTGTCGAACCAGACGCCGGTGGCGGTGGTCACGGTTTTAGCGGTCGGGATGAAGGCGGTGTTGATGTCCGGCATGGCAGTAATCCGATAGCCGTGGATGCCGTAGGCGACCCAGAAACCGCCGGCAACGAACAGCGCTATGGTCACCAGGCCGGCGATCTTGGCTACGCTGCGGGCGCGTTGGGCGATCAGCGCATCGGTCTTGACTTGCAGGTAGGTCGCGCCATGCATCAGCAGCATGGCTACGCTCAGCAAGCCGGCCAGCAGGCCGAACGGATTCAGCAGCTGGAAGAAATTGCCGGTGTATTCAACGCGCATGGTGTCGTCGTAGTGGAAAGGCACGCCGAGGAACAGGTTGCCGAACGCTACGCCGAAAATCAGCGGCGGGACGAAGCCGCCGGCGAACAGGCCCCAATCCCAAGCATTGCGCCAGCGAGTATCGGCTACCTTGCTGCGGTAGTCGAACCCGACCGGGCGGAAGAACAGCGAGAACAGCAGCAGCATCAGGGCGATATAGAAGCCTGAGAAGGCAGCGCCATAGACCAGCGGCCAGGCGGCGAAAATGGCGCCGCCGGCGGTGATGAACCAGGTCTGGTTACCTTCCCAGGTACTGCCGATCGAATTGATGATGACACGGCGTTCGCCGTCGTTCTTGCCGATGAACGGCAGCAGCATGCCGACGCCGAAGTCGAAGCCGTCGGTCAGGGCGAAGCCGATCAGCAACACGCCGACGAAGCCCCACCAGATTACTTTTAGTGTTTCGTAGTCAAAAATCATGGTTTTCCCCTCAGGCCTTGGCGGTGGCGTCGTTGCCGACGATTGGCTTGTCTAGCAGTTCCCAGTGGTATTTGCCGGTGTGCAGGCTGCTTGGACCACGGCGCGCGTATTTCACCATCAGGATCATTTCAACGATGAACAGGAAGGTGTAGAAACCGAGGAAGCCGGCCAGGCTGAAGTACAGGCTTCCAGGTTGCAGGGTCGAGGCTGACAGATGAGTCGGCAACACGCCCGAAATGGTCCACGGCTGACGACCATATTCGGCCAGTAGCCAGCCCAGTTCCATCGCTACCCATGGCAGCGGAATGCTGTACACGGCCAGGCGCAGCAACCAGCGTTGCTTGGACAGTGTCTTGCGAATCAGGAAATAGAACGAGCAAGAGAAGATGAACAGGAACAGCAAGCCGAGGCCGACCATGATCCGGAACGACCAGAACATCGGAAAAACTTTCGGGATGGTGTCGTCGACCGCCATCGCTATCTGTTCCGGTGTCGCATCGACGACGTTCGGGGTGTACTTCTTCAGCAGCAAGCCGTAGCCGAGATCGCCTTTTACTTTATCGAAGGCAGCTAACACTTCCGGCGATTTGTCGCCGGACTTGAGGCGGGTCAGGGCGGCGTAGGCCACCATGCCGTTGCGGATCTGCACCTCATGTTCCTTTTTCAGATCCTGGATGCCGGTGATTTGCTTGTCGACCGAACGCGTGCCGATCAGACCCAGTACATAGGGGATCTTGAAGGCATAATCGGTGCGCTGCTCTTTCTCGTTGGGCCAGCCGAAAACGGTGATGCCGGCCGGAGCTGGCTCGGTGTGCCATTCTGCTTCCATGGTCGCCATCTTCACTTTATTGACTTCGCCGGCGGTATAACCCGATTCGTCGCCGAGTACGATCACCGACAAGGTCGAGGCCAGACCGAAGCCGGCAGCGATGGCAAACGAACGCAGCGCAAACGCGGTGTCGCGTCCTTTCAGCAGGTAGTAGGCGGAGATGCCGAGCACGAACATCGAGGCGGCGACATAGCCGGCCGAAATAGTGTGGACGAACTTGACCTGGGCCACCGGGTTGAAGATGACGTCGATGATGCTGGTCAGTTCCATGCGCATGGTTTCATAGTTGAACTCGGCGCCGACCGGATTGTTCATCCAGCCGTTGGCGATCAGAATCCACAGGGCCGACAGGCTGGAGCCAAGCGCGACCAGGAAAGTGATCAGCAGATGTTGGACGCGCGACAGGCGGTCCCAGCCGAAGAAGAACAGGCCGACGAAGGTCGATTCAAGGAAGAACGCCATCATGCCTTCGATCGCCAGCGGCGTGCCGAAGATGTCGCCGACATAGTGCGAGTAATACGACCAGTTGGTGCCGAACTGGAATTCCAGCGTGATGCCGGTGGCGATCCCCATGGCGAAATTGATGCCGAACAGCTTGCCCCAGAAGCGCGTCATGTCCTTGTAGATCGGGCTGCCGGTCATGACGTAGACCGACTCCATGATGACCAGAATCCAAGATAGTCCAAGTGTCAGCGGGACAAATAAAAAGTGAAACAACGCGGTTGCCGCGAATTGCAGGCGCGATAAAGCGACGACTTCATCGATAGGAATCATTGGTGGGCCTCTGCAGGGGTTAGGTGGGAAGGGGGTATGGCTGGTTGTTGGCTCAGGAAGTGCTGCTCGACCAATTCGGTCGGCATGCGCATTTTCTTGGTTTGCGGTTCCGAGAAAAAGGCCTTCCACAGGAGCATCAAAAGGGCGATCTTGACCATCAGGATCAAGGTGATTTCAACCGCCAGCGGCAAGCGCGTAAACCGTTTCGTTAAGGCGAAAGACATTATGCGTCTACTCCTTTAAGTCGGCGTTCAGGTGTACATCGGGGTGATCTGTGCTGGTTTTGCTTTTGTTGCCGGTGCCAGGGATGCGGAATTTGTCTCGCACATCCAGCAACTTCTTGACTTTCGATCCCATTTTCATCAGCGAGGCCAGTGTTTCTGGCGAGAGTCGCTGTACATCGTCGAACCATGAGCTGGACAATTCGATCAGATTGTACATTTCTCGCATTCGCTTTTGGGCAACTTTATCGACATCGTTCGAAGGATTTTCCAGCAAGGCATCGCGCAGCATGGACAACGTGGGTTCGATTTCACGGCGCCGACGCTCTTCCAGCAGCGCTTTGAAGATGTCCCAGATGTCCTTTGGCGGCTCGAAATACTCGCGGCGATCACCCGAGTGGTGCAACAGCTTGACCAGGCGCCAGGATTGCAATTCTTTCAACCCCATGCTGACATTGGAACGCGAAAACGCCAGGTATTCGGCGATCTGGTCGGCGTTGAGTGGCCGCCCGAGGACGTAAAGCAGCGCGTAAATCTGCCCGACGGTGCGGTTGATGCCCCAGCGGCTGCCCATTTCGCCGAAGTGCGAAATGAAGCGCAGGGTCAATGGCGTGAGTGGGGGGAGTGGCGAGGGATCGAGGTTTTCGCCCGGTGTTTGTGTAGGCATGATATTTTGAATTTTCAGTAATTACTGAAATATAAGTTAAAGCTGAATGTTTTGCAATAAGATTAATCCCAGGCGCGCACCGGTGAGATTAAAGCGACAACCAAGGCTTTCCTGCGTTTCGATACGGTAAAAATGGATTTTGCTAAAGAGATATTGGGGCATCAACGGCTGCGCACAGCGTGATGTGTTTTCGGAATATTCAGGGCGACGGAAGGTAAAGGACAGCGCCCTGCAGCATGGCGCGAAAACTCTATTTGCGCCTCTCAATATCCCTAATCGTGGCCGGGAAGCCGTGATTGCGGATCCGCAGGGGGAGGGCAGTTTTCGGCGTACTGGCGTCCAGCAGCGGCGATCCTGACGATGTTCCG
This DNA window, taken from Collimonas arenae, encodes the following:
- the cydP gene encoding cytochrome oxidase putative small subunit CydP, whose product is MSFALTKRFTRLPLAVEITLILMVKIALLMLLWKAFFSEPQTKKMRMPTELVEQHFLSQQPAIPPSHLTPAEAHQ
- a CDS encoding cytochrome ubiquinol oxidase subunit I, with product MIPIDEVVALSRLQFAATALFHFLFVPLTLGLSWILVIMESVYVMTGSPIYKDMTRFWGKLFGINFAMGIATGITLEFQFGTNWSYYSHYVGDIFGTPLAIEGMMAFFLESTFVGLFFFGWDRLSRVQHLLITFLVALGSSLSALWILIANGWMNNPVGAEFNYETMRMELTSIIDVIFNPVAQVKFVHTISAGYVAASMFVLGISAYYLLKGRDTAFALRSFAIAAGFGLASTLSVIVLGDESGYTAGEVNKVKMATMEAEWHTEPAPAGITVFGWPNEKEQRTDYAFKIPYVLGLIGTRSVDKQITGIQDLKKEHEVQIRNGMVAYAALTRLKSGDKSPEVLAAFDKVKGDLGYGLLLKKYTPNVVDATPEQIAMAVDDTIPKVFPMFWSFRIMVGLGLLFLFIFSCSFYFLIRKTLSKQRWLLRLAVYSIPLPWVAMELGWLLAEYGRQPWTISGVLPTHLSASTLQPGSLYFSLAGFLGFYTFLFIVEMILMVKYARRGPSSLHTGKYHWELLDKPIVGNDATAKA
- a CDS encoding elongation factor P, which codes for MKPAKEIRVGNIIMVDSKPMIVLRSDVNGSSRTGFTYKWKLKNLLTNAPMENVFRGDDKFDVVVLDKKPVTYSYFADPLFVFMDADYEQYEIEEENLGDALHYLKDGMECEAVFYDGKAISVELPTTIVRQVVYSEPAVKGNTSGNVLKEAKIENAIEANQHTVMVPLFISSDDKIEIDTRTNEFKKRG
- the cydX gene encoding cytochrome bd-I oxidase subunit CydX is translated as MWYFAWILGIGLALAFGIINVMWLEANYAFGSRDEETTRERFERAAAEHEQSKARKK
- a CDS encoding GbsR/MarR family transcriptional regulator — translated: MPTQTPGENLDPSPLPPLTPLTLRFISHFGEMGSRWGINRTVGQIYALLYVLGRPLNADQIAEYLAFSRSNVSMGLKELQSWRLVKLLHHSGDRREYFEPPKDIWDIFKALLEERRRREIEPTLSMLRDALLENPSNDVDKVAQKRMREMYNLIELSSSWFDDVQRLSPETLASLMKMGSKVKKLLDVRDKFRIPGTGNKSKTSTDHPDVHLNADLKE
- the cydB gene encoding cytochrome d ubiquinol oxidase subunit II: MIFDYETLKVIWWGFVGVLLIGFALTDGFDFGVGMLLPFIGKNDGERRVIINSIGSTWEGNQTWFITAGGAIFAAWPLVYGAAFSGFYIALMLLLFSLFFRPVGFDYRSKVADTRWRNAWDWGLFAGGFVPPLIFGVAFGNLFLGVPFHYDDTMRVEYTGNFFQLLNPFGLLAGLLSVAMLLMHGATYLQVKTDALIAQRARSVAKIAGLVTIALFVAGGFWVAYGIHGYRITAMPDINTAFIPTAKTVTTATGVWFDNYARWPLIWALPIVAVAGALLCVVFSAANKAMAAFLSSGLSVTGVILTAGASLFPFVMPSSLDPNSSLTVWDAVSSHKTLGIMFWVVVIMLPIILLYTTWVYRVMRGKITLKHIEDNEHTAY